The Helianthus annuus cultivar XRQ/B chromosome 15, HanXRQr2.0-SUNRISE, whole genome shotgun sequence genomic sequence AGGATACTGTGAATTGGTGGGTTTATGTTGTTGTAGccctttccttttttttttgtaGCTTTATGTGGTTGAGTGGGATATGTAATGATTCTATATTCTTCTTCAATGATGCATTATGTAACACTTAGGCAAATACCGGCTGTGGACACAATAGATGTTGGGTTCATAACCAAGGCGGCGTTTTGGGAACGATGACTATGCTCCGCGCAAGGCCTATGTGTCTTGAGTGTGCCTTGCGCCTTTGACAACATAGAGTAGTACTAGGATGTGTGGTATGAGATTCCGGATGTTTCACATTACATCATTTTGTGCTCACAAAGTTATTTATGTTGTTGCCttgattttgaatttttaacGGTTGATGTAGTAGAATGATACTTTATAAAATCTTTTGGTCATGATTACAGAGTCAAATTTACTAGTCAACATAAAGAAAACCTTGTCATGACTATGTTCAGTTGCTGTTGTGGGACGGTAGCTTCCCCAACTAGAGGTACATGGTTAAATACAAACTTGAATTTTATAAATGTTCAAGTCCTTTTTTACATACACGATTTTAATGCTAATCGTTTTCTTGGAAAGTTTCAGCAAACAATCAGGGAAGCAACATTGATGTTAGTACAGGTAAGACCAATGACCACCTATTAACTTTGTTTGTTTCTTGGTATAGTTTTAATTAGATGTTATTTATTGCAGAACTTTTGGATGTTGAGAATATGAGATTTTATACATACAAGGATCTGAAAGTTGCTACTGCAGATTTTAGACTGGAAAATAAGATAGGGCAGGGAGGTTTTGGTTCCGTTTACAAGGTAACTTTCAGATATTCGAAACTGATTCTCTAAACATGTGGTTAGATATTACTTCCTTCATATCTTAAACAAATACTTATTGTTCTTTAGGGAATACTAAAAGATGGATTAGTAGTTGCTATAAAGGTTCTCTCTGCTGATTCAAGGCAAGGCGTGCGGGAGTTCTTGAATGAAATAACCGTTATTTCAGATATGCAACATGAAAACCTAGTCAAGTTGCACGGTTATTGTGTGGAAAGAGATCATAGAATCTTGGTCTATGGTTACCTTAAAAACGGTAGTCTAGATCAAACCCTACTTGGTaactaaaatcttttttttttctcatttgttatatggtattattctttttttttattattataattgtGAGAACCTGCCACCGGAAAACTCGCACCCTGCTAACCAACGAGACTAGGTAAAACGCAACTTATGAAGTTTTTTTTGGGGGTTTCATGACTTGTAGGAAACGGTGATTGTAGCATTCGTTTCACATGGAAAATTAGAAGGAAGATATGCATAGGTGTTGCAAAGGGGCTTGCTTATCTTCACGAGGAAGTGCAGCCTCATGTTATTCATAGGGATATAAAGCCAAGCAATATTTTGCTTGATGTAGATTTTACACCAAAAATTTCTGATTTTGGTCTTGCAAAGCTTTTCCCAGATCATTTGACTCATATTAGCACGCGCATTGCAGGAACTCAGTAAGCTCGTCACCTTTCATTATTCCTTAGTAGACATGATTCATGAAAATACGGAGAATCTTATTGTTTTTGCAATAATCAGCTATAAATGTTTGGATTATCGGTAATGTTTCTGACTATAATTTAATAGTCGATTAAATCAGCCTTTTTGGATATTCCGTTTCATAGTAGAAGTTGGTTATTTAAGGGTACACTTATCAAACATATAAATATCTGATTATATGATTATTACAACTTCAAGCAAAAAAGCGCGTGTCCACAACCCTTTTTATTATACATCTTTTATCTTATATGTAATGGCTTATTGCAGAGGCTACTTGGCCCCAGAGTATTTAATAAGAGGCCACTTGTCAAGGAAAGCAGACATCTACAGTTTTGGTATTTTGCTTTTGGAGATCGTTTCGGGAAGACCCAACCAAGACAGACGGTTACCCGATGAAGAACAATATCTTCTTGATCTGGTATGCATTTCTTCATTTTCAATTAAATTCGTTTTTCAACTTTTCTACCcctgaactagttatattatataATGTCTTGTCTAATTTTTTTCTTACAAATAATTGTTGATACTGACTTGTATTCACCTGACTCCCCTATATTGTGATTACGAAAGGGTAGTTAAGTCATTTAATTAATAAGTAAACTATTTTCTAGACTGTAAGTTGATGTTAAAACTGTAATTTTCATAGGACTGAGGAACAAACGTTTTGCGTGAATCTTGTTTGATTCTTTATCATAAAGCAGAATCAAAAAGAAAAAGGGTAAAAAGAACATACTTAATACAGAAATAGAATAGACAAAAAATACATGGCATGGATCAATAACATGACAATTTAGGGGTGTTAAATGGGTCGTATTTGCAGGCTGTCGGGTTGAACACAAACCCGAACGGCGTGTCAGGCACCTGAACACGACACGAGTATTCTTGGTTTGATACGAAAATAACCCGTTTAACCCGAATTTTTTTTGTATATTAACACTCTAGAATTACAAGCTACAACcaaaaatacacacacacacatatatatatatataattacgtTTTTTAACTATAAAACTTGAAGCTAATTTCTCTCTTGTATCTAATAAATTTGGAATAATATCTTTAAAGAGTTTAACTTAAAACATAAATCACATTTAAATATATAAGTCTAGTAAACCTGCTAGGTCGTCTAATTTAGCTAAACGCATCTGCGGGTTCAACCCAGACCCATATAGACTTAACCCAAACTCGCAAATTTTATGTGAGGTTcgtgtcgtgtcagaaattcacactcTTACATGGCATACACATGTAGAAAACATGACATGACTAATATACTCCACTCTTTTTTTAGGCACGACAACTATATCGAGAAGGAGAGTTACAACGGTTGGTCGATACTTCAGTGGAAGAAGACGCTGATATCTACGAAGCTTGTCGATACTTAAAAATCGGTCTTCTTTGCACCCAAATTCTGCCAAAAAGCCGACCATCCATGTCAAATGTCGTGAATATGTTAAATGATAATGATGACATAGAGTTTGATGAAAATGATTTATCTGGTCCAGCATTATCATCTAATGTTTCAAGACAAGATGACGATTCTTCTTCGtatggaaacacgaagacatcGTGTGCCACTATGACTTTCACAACAATCACTCACCGATGATGATCCTGAATAGCTTAACTCATAAGTATTGTAGCAGTGTCATTTTTGTAGATATGTACATATATATTGAAAAGGAAAGCATCATTCGTAGGTTTGTATTGCTAAGACAAGTAATTAGCGTAGGTGGCAGTTACTACTGCAGATGAAGATCCCGCCGATATGGGGTTACCACACATGGTGATAGTGTGAAAAATGTTGTTATAGAGTTATCGTAAGTATATTAGCCATAGAGTATCTTCTCGtcgtttttatttattattgtcaTGGAAGCTTTCTCATGTCTTTTTCGAAGGTCTCAAGTTACTAAACAATGGCCTGCTTATCTCAAGTTTGTTGTTCGCGGATGATGCGCTCATAATTGGTGAATGGTCTCGTGAAAATGTGTTAAACATGTTGCGGATACTTAGATGTTTTCACTTAGTGTCGGGGTTACAAGTTAATTGCATGAAATCCAATTTGTATGGGATTGGtgtggtggaggaggaggtgtcAAGCTTTGCAAATGATATTCGGTGTAATATGGGGACGTTTCCTTGCAAGTATCTCGGCCCTGTCGTGGGTACAAATATGAATCGAATTGCGAGTTGGAGACTGGTAGTGGAGGCATTCGACAAAAGGCTTGCTTTATGGAAATCTTCCTTAATTTCGGGGGAGGAAGATTAACTTTATTAAAAGTGGTCATGGAAACAATACTCACGTATTTTTTCTCTTTATATAACGCTCCAAAGGCGGTTATAGATTGTCTGGAGGCAAAATGGCGAAGGTTTTTGTGGGGCGGGGACGAGAACATAGATAAAATGGCGTGTGGGTTAATTGGAAAAGAATAAGGAAAAGAATAACCACTGCGGTGGAAGAAGGCGGATTGGGTCTTACCCCTCTTCGAGATGTGAACACGGCGCTTTTAGCGAAATGGTGGTAGCGGTTTAAGACCGAAACAAATGCGTTATGGCGACAAGTTATCTTAGCCATTCATGGCTCTAGTCGCTCAACGTCGGGTCTTCCTCACATGAAGTCCGTTTCCGGGGTTTGGAATACGATTGCAAACCTGGAGGATAGGTTGGCCAAATCGGGCTTATCCATGAATAACTTGATTAAAGGAAAGGTGGGGTCGGGCGAAAAAATTCGGTTGTGGACCGATTCGTGGCTTTATCTGGAGCCTTTGAAAAATAGATTCCCTAATTTGTTTGCTTTGGAAAAAAGTAAGAATATGCTCCAGGGGTTTTCTTTTTCTAGTCAGATAGATGGATGGGAATGGATCAAAGAGGAAGATGGTTGTTCAAAGTTGCTTCAATAAAACAGGTTCTATTCGAAATATCCAACGATCCGGTCAATTTTATTATGGATTGGAACAGCTGGGTGCCTAAAAAGGTTAATCTTTTTATGTGGAAAGCGGAGATGAATCGTATTCTGACTTTAGTGGCGCTTAGAAACAGGAATGTAAATATGGAGTCGGTGGTGTGCGGTTTATGTGGCGAGCAAGACAAATCCAACGAGCACCTTCTTATTTCGTGTGAGTTTGCCTCGGCTGTGTGGAATTATATTAGTAGCTAGTGTGGTGTATCTCCAATCTTCGCTTTCTCGGTTCGGGATTTATTAACTTTACACCATAATTCGAGACTTGGGAGGCAGAAAAACAAAGTCTTCCAAGGCGTTATCATGACGGCTGGTTGGCGAGAAACGATAAGCTCTACTTGAACAAATCAGCTACGGTCACTAAAGTTGTGGAAGACATTACATCCCTCGAATATCTTTGGATAAAGAATAGATCCCCTCTGTAGAGGTCTGGGTTGGAGTAATTGGTGTAATTTTATTTTTTGAGTATTGTATGTTTGTGCTAGCTTCTTGCTAGTTTGTCTCGGTGAAAAGTTGCcgttcaactttttttttttttttttttttttgcatgtgTACCATGTGTGTAATTTGAGAGCAAGTTACTTCACCATGTTCATAGCTAGAGTTTTATCTTATAGAATAAGTTGTTTTCTTTGATTATAATCCATAAATTATTTTGTTTATATTTCTAAGCATTgattcttaaaaaccttattctCACAATAAATTATAATTGATTTTAATAGTTGATTTTGACTTAAAAAGGAGATTGATTTAATAGTTGATTTTGACTTAACTCCTAAACTTTGTTTGCGGTGAATTCATCATGGCATTCAATATAGTTGGACCATACGTGGATATGACAGCTCTTGCATATAGTGGAGGCGTTTTATTCAAAACGACCCACCCAAATTCACTGATTATGACCCCAACACGATGTATGTTTATGAGAAAGCTATCGGAATGCTCAGTGGCGTTTTTGAGAATTtacgtaccctgttcgagctcgaaaaatggGCTCATATGCTTTAACGATAAACAATATAATtacgaaaatgacaaaaaaaaaacctGTTTAGGAGCCATTAACGCCTAAAAATACGACAACACTTAATCAATACGACAAATATACGATACGGGTTCTGATGTTCATCAAACTTTCAAACTTTCAATATATCAAAGTTCTATCAGATTCAAAGTTTCAGATTATCAGTATCAAATTATCAGTATCAGTTTATCAGAAATCAAACTTTCAGAATCAATATATCAATCCGATGTTCAATAGGAATTTCAGATTAAACTTTCAATTCAAAGTTTCAGATTATCATTATCAATCGGAAATTCAGAATCAATATATCAATCGGAAATTCAGAATCAAAGTCTCAATATATCAATCAGAAATTCACTTGATGTTTGGAATCGTCTCCTGCTGTTCGTTCGTTCAGTTTCCTGCGTGGCTAGCCGCTGCGTAATTCTTTTTTTTAATCATATTAGTATTGGATTGGGCCTAATAAACCTATTGTTAACTTGGGTAAATTATAAAGAATACAAATGTATTTGATAATGGGCCTCTATATTGGATTTGTTATGTgtgtacaattttttttttttttaaattaacatatatatcgaatttttttaaaaatctcGTGCCCCTCGAAAAAACAGGTCTTGTGCGGAAGTCCTCTCCGCACACCTAAAGAGCACCCATGGGAATGCTCGTCATGGCCCTACCAAACGAGATCTATTCATTTCACTGCGCAATTGTCAATTGTCAAAGTGCTTTGGGAAACTTATGTGAGCAACTAGATTGTGTTAAGTGCATTAAAAATCTAAACATCTAGGTTAAATGTTATTatgagatatatatatatatatatatatatatatatatatatatatatatatatatatatataattttaatttaACTGCAAAGATTTAACCATCACCACTTGAAAAAGGCAAAACTTTATCAACAGGTCAAAGGTCCTTATCCAAATCTTACTCTTGCAACACACtcttcaaaacaaaacaaattatatATATGCACATACTAGATTACAGAACCATATATTACATGGATTAAACAATGAAAATGATACaactaataactatataaataattattataaCTGAAATTACGTATTATATGATACTTTTGAAATATAAGAATATTGACTTGGTCAAAGATTGCAAATAGACTCAAGATCCCTTTGCCCTTTGGAGTGGCTTATGCATAAAGATAAAGGAGCCCTATGGAGTTGAAATGAGTAATTTAAATATCAACTAGGATGTGGATCAAATATGTGCAACTGTTCTTAATTATTGATATATATAAGTTTATCCTACAAATGATGAAAATATACTAGACCCGGTTTAACGTTATAGATAACATAGAAAGCGTGTAAATGATGTTTAGAACTTATTAGAAGGCTATacggtatgggggtcggccccggcccgtcgcgggtcggcgacggtccaaacaccgtgccgcccccatACGTCGCCGTCCTCAGCGTCCCTTTTCGGACGTTCTCGACGAAGCAAAATGTTGTGGGCCCCTCCATATGACCGTttgaaatattaataaaaaaaaaaataacggcTAGTTTTCAAATAAACACCCATTTCAataccatttttataaatactcacaccCTTAACCCCTATTTTCACCACTTTTCACccactaccaccccatctctctcacattttataaaccactcatttctttttataaaaagtcTTCATATTTTGCATCATTTTTTACCCGCTTCCACACCATTTCTCGCTAAAAAATTATCATGGCTTCACCCGTTTCTTCAATTTCCTCAATTTCATCAatgtcttcatcgtcttcgtccgagtggtattcatcatcttcggaagaggatgttattatgcacaacatgattatgaacgcggctcaAGTGTTCATGTCGGCCGCTGAAGGGTCGTCCCAACCGTTAACCAGACGAGCAAAATATAATcgagaccaagaaggtattttaattttttttgtatgttttaaaatgtatgttttttttgtatgttttaaaatgtatgttttaattagtttcatttattttttgttctaaatttatagccggccacgataaactagttgctgattattttgccgacgaacccgtgtacccaGCCGAGATTTTTCGACGTCGTTTCCGCATGAGTCGTCAACTGTTCTTACGTATTGCAGGCGACATGGCAcagtctgatccgttttttacatTGCGAAACGATGCTAGAGGGCAAAGGGGGTTCAgcaatttacaaaaatgtacgtcggccattcgccaacttgcGTACGGTTACGCACCAGATGCATTAGACGAGTACATTAGGATGTCTGACAGAACCGCACGTCGTTGTTTGTACAAGTTTTGCCaatgggttgtcaaattgtaTAGCAAGCGATACCTGCGGAAACCGAACGCAAGCGACGTACAAAAATTATATCAGGCACACGAACAGAGACATGGTTTcccaggaatgctcgggagcattgattgcatgcactggcaGTGGCAGAGTTGCCCGGTTGCAtggcaaggtcagtatactaggggagatcaGGGACATCCGACTATCATTTTAGAGGCTGCtgcgtcacaggatctctggatatggcatgctttttttggtctacccggttcactcaacgacctcaacatcatataccagtcccagatttttgatgatgtagtggcgggtacaggtccagacacaagctttacggtttcaggggtggagtacaggcgaggttactacctagccgatgggatatacccaacgtactcgacaatTGTTAAAACTGTCCCGCACCCGACCGACGACAAACGGAAAAAATTTGCAAAGTTTCAGGAGGGCgcaagaaaagatattgaacgggcttttggtgttctacaaaaaaaatggcacatcatttctattccagcacgttcgcaaacaccaaggaggttacgacacattatgtacgcttgtatcatccttcataacatgatcattgaagacgaagggagagcgatatgcgattacgacgaaaacgcgtctactggaaattctgttccagttagtgaggaagaacaagatttgaacgccttcgctctacgtaacgagttcacacatcacaacctacaagcggacttggtggagcATATTTGGAACAACGCTGAAAACGAACCCGCCCACCACATGGAAGACGACGACTAGTAGCTTATTTTAGTATGTTAGGATATTTGtacgttttttttttaactttaggtttttaagtttatgttttttttagtttatttttttttttatgtttatgtaatgttttataatattaattaaaatattttattactttatttgttaaatgtttaaaaaaagatggagatttaaaaaaaatatatatataaaagtggtggaggatgatgactaggaccatcctcccatgccccctagttttggaggatgatccatccttgggaggactatgatgtggcgcctacgtggcggatcatcctccaaggatggtccatcaccataccatgtagtcGAAGCGTTTGATTTTATAATCTAACTAGTTTAAGTACCTTATATGGAATGCTCAAAGTAAATGATGTTTAGAACTTATATGGAATGCTCAAAGCGTTTGATTTTATAATCTAACTAGTTTTGTAAATGATGTTTAGAACTTATATGGAATGCTCAAAGTAAATTATAGAGTAAAATTCTATTTTCTTTCTATGGTTTGGTCCtattttgctccaatagtttaaattAGAATTTTTTTTGCTCCTTGTGGTTAGTCAATAGGTTCAATCTTTTCCCTTACACTCACACCCTTAAAATTGATTTTTTATAAGGGCAAACAAGTCTTTTTGTATAGGGTGTATGGTGTAGATTTAAATTACTTAATTATATTAGTTAATTTTTCATAAACTATAATTAGATATACAATTTGTATATGTAAAAACCGGGATATACCCATTTGCCTTAATCTAATTTCCTATTAAAATATGCAAATTTAAGTATGTAAATTTTTTATATGCATATTTAGCGCAAAGTAAGTATGTAAATCTTTTTATACGCATATTTTGCGCAAAGTGTCCTATTAAAATGAGTATTCATTTGCCTTTATTAAATTTCCTTTTAAGATATGCAAATTAAAATATGTAAAtctttttatatacttttttaTAAGGCAAATTTATA encodes the following:
- the LOC110912860 gene encoding cold-responsive protein kinase 1 isoform X1 encodes the protein MTMFSCCCGTVASPTRVSANNQGSNIDVSTELLDVENMRFYTYKDLKVATADFRLENKIGQGGFGSVYKGILKDGLVVAIKVLSADSRQGVREFLNEITVISDMQHENLVKLHGYCVERDHRILVYGYLKNGSLDQTLLGNGDCSIRFTWKIRRKICIGVAKGLAYLHEEVQPHVIHRDIKPSNILLDVDFTPKISDFGLAKLFPDHLTHISTRIAGTQGYLAPEYLIRGHLSRKADIYSFGILLLEIVSGRPNQDRRLPDEEQYLLDLARQLYREGELQRLVDTSVEEDADIYEACRYLKIGLLCTQILPKSRPSMSNVVNMLNDNDDIEFDENDLSGPALSSNVSRQDDDSSSYGNTKTSCATMTFTTITHR
- the LOC110912860 gene encoding cold-responsive protein kinase 1 isoform X2 yields the protein MTMFSCCCGTVASPTRANNQGSNIDVSTELLDVENMRFYTYKDLKVATADFRLENKIGQGGFGSVYKGILKDGLVVAIKVLSADSRQGVREFLNEITVISDMQHENLVKLHGYCVERDHRILVYGYLKNGSLDQTLLGNGDCSIRFTWKIRRKICIGVAKGLAYLHEEVQPHVIHRDIKPSNILLDVDFTPKISDFGLAKLFPDHLTHISTRIAGTQGYLAPEYLIRGHLSRKADIYSFGILLLEIVSGRPNQDRRLPDEEQYLLDLARQLYREGELQRLVDTSVEEDADIYEACRYLKIGLLCTQILPKSRPSMSNVVNMLNDNDDIEFDENDLSGPALSSNVSRQDDDSSSYGNTKTSCATMTFTTITHR